In Nicotiana tabacum cultivar K326 chromosome 17, ASM71507v2, whole genome shotgun sequence, one DNA window encodes the following:
- the LOC107788630 gene encoding heterogeneous nuclear ribonucleoprotein 1, giving the protein MSERKLVVLGIPWDVDTEGLREYMIKFGDLEDCIVMKERATGRSRGFGYVTFATVEDAKNALSKEHFLGNRMLEVKVATPKEEMRHPAKKVTRVFVARIPPSVSEATFRSYFEKYGEITDLYMPKDPTTKGHRGIGFITFANAESVDDLMGDTHELGGSTIVVDRATPKEEDSRPVSRMPQGGGGYGAYNAYISATRYAALGAPTLYDHPGSMYGRGGGYPSRGMGKKIFVGRLPQEATAEDLRQYFGRFGRILDVYVPKDPKRPGHRGFGFVTFADDGVADRVSRRPHEICGQQVAIDSATPLDDAGPSSQYMMDPPPPPPPEPYGGYGGPMRSYGRMYGGLDYDDWGYGLGGGRPSRADMRYRPY; this is encoded by the exons ATGTCGGAGAGGAAGCTGGTG GTTTTAGGTATCCCATGGGACGTGGATACAGAAGGTCTAAGGGAATATATGATTAAATTTGGAGACTTGGAGGACTGTATTGTCATGAAG GAGCGTGCTACTGGTCGTTCTCGTGGATTCGGATATGTAACATTTGCTACAGTTGAAGATGCTAAG AATGCATTGTCTAAGGAGCACTTCCTTGGAAACAGAATGCTGGAAGTGAAAGTGGCGACACCAAAG GAGGAGATGAGGCATCCTGCAAAGAAAGTTACCCGGGTTTTTGTTGCTAGAATTCCACCGTCGGTGTCTGAAGCTACTTTCAGAAG TTATTTTGAGAAGTACGGTGAAATAACGGATCTATACATGCCAAAG GATCCAACTACAAAGGGACATCGTGGAATTGGGTTTATTACTTTTGCAAATGCTG AATCAGTTGATGATCTGATGGGTGACACACACGAACTGGGAGGTTCCACAATTGTGGTCGACCGAGCAACGCCCAAG GAAGAAGATTCCAGACCTGTTAGTCGGATGCCTCAGGGTGGAGGAGGATATGGTGCATATAATGCATATATTAGTGCAACTAGATATGCTGCGCTTGGTGCTCCCACATTATATGATCATCCAGGCTCTATGTATGGAc GAGGAGGAGGATATCCTTCTCGTGGCATGGGCAAGAAGATCTTTGTTGGTCGACTACCTCAAGAGGCAACAGCTGAAGATCTTCGCCAGTATTTTGGTAGATTTGGCCGTATTTTAGATGTTTATGTTCCAAAG GATCCCAAGAGACCAGGACACAGAGGGTTTGGTTTTGTCACATTTGCTGACGATGGTGTCGCAGATCGTGTTTCTCGGAGGCCTCACGAGATATGTGGACAGCAG GTTGCAATAGATTCTGCCACTCCCCTTGATGATGCTGGTCCAAGTAGTCAGTACATGATggatcctcctcctcctcctcctcctgaACCGTATGGGGGATATGGTGGTCCTATGCGTTCCTATGGTAGGATGTATGGGGGCCTAGACTATGATGAT TGGGGTTACGGCCTGGGTGGAGGGAGACCTTCAAGAGCAGATATGAGATACAGGCCCTACTAG